A single window of Oreochromis aureus strain Israel breed Guangdong linkage group 7, ZZ_aureus, whole genome shotgun sequence DNA harbors:
- the LOC116325253 gene encoding troponin T, fast skeletal muscle isoforms-like isoform X4, with protein sequence MSDTEEVGVEEYDAVEEEVVVEVEVAPEAAPEPEPEPQPEPEPEPVVEPEPEPEPEPEPEEEKPKFKPTAPKIPEGEKVDFDDIQKKRQNKDLMELQALIDAHFEHRKKEEEELIALKERIEKRRAERAEQQRVRAEKEKERQARREEERRIREEADAKKKADEDAKKKSALSSMGSQYSSHLQRADQKRGGKKETEREKKKKILAARRKPLNIDHLNEEKLKEKIKELHDWMTQLESEKFDHTERLKRQKYEVTTLRKRIEELSKFSKKGAARRRK encoded by the exons ATGTCTGACACAGAGGAAGT TGGGGTCGAGG AATACGATG CTGTAGAAGAGGAGGTAGTAGTGGAGGTAGAGGTGGCCCCTGAGGCGGCCCCTGAGCCAGAGCCAGAACCACAGCCAGAGCCAGAACCAGAACCAGTGGTAGAACCAGAACCAGAACCAGAACCTGAGCCTGAGCCTGAAG AGGAGAAGCCAAAGTTCAA GCCCACCGCCCCAAAAATCCCAGAGGGTGAGAAAGTGGACTTTGAT GACATCCAGAAGAAACGTCAGAACAAGGATCTGATGGAGCTGCAGGCCCTGATCGATGCTCACTTTGAGCAcaggaagaaggaggaggaggagctgatcGCCCTCAAGGAGAGGATT GAGAAGCGTCGTGCCGAGAGGGCCGAGCAGCAGAGGGTCCGTGCTGAGAAGGAAAAGGAGCGCCAGGCCAGACGTGAG GAGGAGAGGCGGATCAGAGAGGAGGCTGATGCCAAGAAGAAGGCAGATGAGGATGCCAAGAAGAAGTCGGCTCTGTCCAGCATGGGCTCCCAGTACAGCAGTCACCTGCAGAGA GCTGACCAGaagagaggaggaaagaaagagactgagagggagaagaagaagaagatcctGGCCGCCAGGCGCAAGCCGCTGAACATCGACCATCTGAACGAGGAAAAGCTGAA GGAAAAGATCAAAGAGCTGCATGACTGGATGACCCAGCTGGAGTCTGAGAAGTTCGACCACACGGAGAGACTGAAGAGGCAGAAGTACGAG
- the LOC116325253 gene encoding troponin T, fast skeletal muscle isoforms-like isoform X3 → MSDTEEVGVEAVEEEVVVEVEVAPEAAPEPEPEPQPEPEPEPVVEPEPEPEPEPEPEDATEEEEEKPKFKPTAPKIPEGEKVDFDDIQKKRQNKDLMELQALIDAHFEHRKKEEEELIALKERIEKRRAERAEQQRVRAEKEKERQARREEERRIREEADAKKKADEDAKKKSALSSMGSQYSSHLQRADQKRGGKKETEREKKKKILAARRKPLNIDHLNEEKLKEKIKELHDWMTQLESEKFDHTERLKRQKYEVTTLRKRIEELSKFSKKGAARRRK, encoded by the exons ATGTCTGACACAGAGGAAGT TGGGGTCGAGG CTGTAGAAGAGGAGGTAGTAGTGGAGGTAGAGGTGGCCCCTGAGGCGGCCCCTGAGCCAGAGCCAGAACCACAGCCAGAGCCAGAACCAGAACCAGTGGTAGAACCAGAACCAGAACCAGAACCTGAGCCTGAGCCTGAAG ACGCCACTGAAGAGGAAG AGGAGAAGCCAAAGTTCAA GCCCACCGCCCCAAAAATCCCAGAGGGTGAGAAAGTGGACTTTGAT GACATCCAGAAGAAACGTCAGAACAAGGATCTGATGGAGCTGCAGGCCCTGATCGATGCTCACTTTGAGCAcaggaagaaggaggaggaggagctgatcGCCCTCAAGGAGAGGATT GAGAAGCGTCGTGCCGAGAGGGCCGAGCAGCAGAGGGTCCGTGCTGAGAAGGAAAAGGAGCGCCAGGCCAGACGTGAG GAGGAGAGGCGGATCAGAGAGGAGGCTGATGCCAAGAAGAAGGCAGATGAGGATGCCAAGAAGAAGTCGGCTCTGTCCAGCATGGGCTCCCAGTACAGCAGTCACCTGCAGAGA GCTGACCAGaagagaggaggaaagaaagagactgagagggagaagaagaagaagatcctGGCCGCCAGGCGCAAGCCGCTGAACATCGACCATCTGAACGAGGAAAAGCTGAA GGAAAAGATCAAAGAGCTGCATGACTGGATGACCCAGCTGGAGTCTGAGAAGTTCGACCACACGGAGAGACTGAAGAGGCAGAAGTACGAG
- the LOC116325253 gene encoding troponin T, fast skeletal muscle isoforms-like isoform X1, translating into MSDTEEVGVEEYDAVEEEVVVEVEVAPEAAPEPEPEPQPEPEPEPVVEPEPEPEPEPEPEDATEEEEEKPKFKPTAPKIPEGEKVDFDDIQKKRQNKDLMELQALIDAHFEHRKKEEEELIALKERIEKRRAERAEQQRVRAEKEKERQARREEERRIREEADAKKKADEDAKKKSALSSMGSQYSSHLQRADQKRGGKKETEREKKKKILAARRKPLNIDHLNEEKLKEKIKELHDWMTQLESEKFDHTERLKRQKYEVTTLRKRIEELSKFSKKGAARRRK; encoded by the exons ATGTCTGACACAGAGGAAGT TGGGGTCGAGG AATACGATG CTGTAGAAGAGGAGGTAGTAGTGGAGGTAGAGGTGGCCCCTGAGGCGGCCCCTGAGCCAGAGCCAGAACCACAGCCAGAGCCAGAACCAGAACCAGTGGTAGAACCAGAACCAGAACCAGAACCTGAGCCTGAGCCTGAAG ACGCCACTGAAGAGGAAG AGGAGAAGCCAAAGTTCAA GCCCACCGCCCCAAAAATCCCAGAGGGTGAGAAAGTGGACTTTGAT GACATCCAGAAGAAACGTCAGAACAAGGATCTGATGGAGCTGCAGGCCCTGATCGATGCTCACTTTGAGCAcaggaagaaggaggaggaggagctgatcGCCCTCAAGGAGAGGATT GAGAAGCGTCGTGCCGAGAGGGCCGAGCAGCAGAGGGTCCGTGCTGAGAAGGAAAAGGAGCGCCAGGCCAGACGTGAG GAGGAGAGGCGGATCAGAGAGGAGGCTGATGCCAAGAAGAAGGCAGATGAGGATGCCAAGAAGAAGTCGGCTCTGTCCAGCATGGGCTCCCAGTACAGCAGTCACCTGCAGAGA GCTGACCAGaagagaggaggaaagaaagagactgagagggagaagaagaagaagatcctGGCCGCCAGGCGCAAGCCGCTGAACATCGACCATCTGAACGAGGAAAAGCTGAA GGAAAAGATCAAAGAGCTGCATGACTGGATGACCCAGCTGGAGTCTGAGAAGTTCGACCACACGGAGAGACTGAAGAGGCAGAAGTACGAG
- the LOC116325253 gene encoding troponin T, fast skeletal muscle isoforms-like isoform X2, with protein sequence MSDTEEVGVEEYDAVEEEVVVEVEVAPEAAPEPEPEPQPEPEPEPVVEPEPEPEPEPEPEDATEEEEEKPKFKPTAPKIPEGEKVDFDDIQKKRQNKDLMELQALIDAHFEHRKKEEEELIALKERIEKRRAERAEQQRVRAEKEKERQARREEERRIREEADAKKKADEDAKKKSALSSMGSQYSSHLQRADQKRGGKKETEREKKKKILAARRKPLNIDHLNEEKLKEKIKELHDWMTQLESEKFDHTERLKRQKYEVLTYRIRIDELQKHSKKGAARRRK encoded by the exons ATGTCTGACACAGAGGAAGT TGGGGTCGAGG AATACGATG CTGTAGAAGAGGAGGTAGTAGTGGAGGTAGAGGTGGCCCCTGAGGCGGCCCCTGAGCCAGAGCCAGAACCACAGCCAGAGCCAGAACCAGAACCAGTGGTAGAACCAGAACCAGAACCAGAACCTGAGCCTGAGCCTGAAG ACGCCACTGAAGAGGAAG AGGAGAAGCCAAAGTTCAA GCCCACCGCCCCAAAAATCCCAGAGGGTGAGAAAGTGGACTTTGAT GACATCCAGAAGAAACGTCAGAACAAGGATCTGATGGAGCTGCAGGCCCTGATCGATGCTCACTTTGAGCAcaggaagaaggaggaggaggagctgatcGCCCTCAAGGAGAGGATT GAGAAGCGTCGTGCCGAGAGGGCCGAGCAGCAGAGGGTCCGTGCTGAGAAGGAAAAGGAGCGCCAGGCCAGACGTGAG GAGGAGAGGCGGATCAGAGAGGAGGCTGATGCCAAGAAGAAGGCAGATGAGGATGCCAAGAAGAAGTCGGCTCTGTCCAGCATGGGCTCCCAGTACAGCAGTCACCTGCAGAGA GCTGACCAGaagagaggaggaaagaaagagactgagagggagaagaagaagaagatcctGGCCGCCAGGCGCAAGCCGCTGAACATCGACCATCTGAACGAGGAAAAGCTGAA GGAAAAGATCAAAGAGCTGCATGACTGGATGACCCAGCTGGAGTCTGAGAAGTTCGACCACACGGAGAGACTGAAGAGGCAGAAGTACGAG